CGTGACCAGACCATGCCGAATCCGGTACAGCCTATGTGGGAGGTTTTGATGCACCTGCAAGAAGTGGGTGCATCGGTGGCGGCTATCCCTTGCATTACCGCACATGTTCCGGTCATTTTTGGGGTTTTAAGAAATCGGCTCTCCGAAGAAGGCCATGCGCTGCAACTGCTGAGCATCATCGAGGAAACCATCCGCTTTATCCAAACCCAGTTTCCGGAGATTCAATACGTTGGGGCCATTTCCACTTGGGCCACCAAACGCAATAAACTTTTTGAACAGGCCCTCGCTGGCGCCGGACTTACGTTCATTCCGCCAGACGATGCCATTCAGGACGGTGTGGAAGCAGCCATTTATGATCCCCACTTTGGGATTAAGGCGGTTTCTAATCCGGTTCATCCGCAGGCACGGGAAAATTTGGTGGTTTCCCTTCGTCATTTGCGTCAAAAAGGAGCCGAGGCCGTCATTCTGGGCTGCACCGAATTGCCCATTGGTATTCCGGAGCGCGAACTGGAAGGCGTAAAAACCATAGACCCCACCCGTGCACTGGGACGTGCCTTGGTGGCGGCTGTGGCGCCAGACAAACTCCGATCTTTCTCCTAAACAACCCTTTAATCTAAATACAATGCCAACCTACGAAGATGCCCTTACCCTTTTTCATACCTGGACTACAGGCGAGAGCCTCCGAAAACATGCCTATGCCGTAGAGGCTGCCGTGGGATATTATGCCCGCCTATTCGGAGAAGATGAAAACCTATGGCGCATCACCGCACTCCTTCACGACATGGATTACGAACGCCATAAATCCCAGGAAGAACATCCATTTGTGGGGGTAAAGGTATTAGAAGAATTGGGGTATCCCAACGAAGTGCGCGAGGCTATTCTGGGACATGCCACCTACTCGGGCGTTCCGCGTACTTCGCACTTGGCCCAAACCCTCTTTGCCTGCGACGAATTGGCCGGGTTCATAACAGCCATAGCCTACATGCGCCCAGATAAACTGAACGGGATGGAGGTCAAATCGGTCAAAAAAAAGCTAAAAGACAAGGCATTTGCCGCCGCCGTTAGCCGCGAAGACATTCGGTTGGGGGCATTGGAACTTGGAATTGAACTGGAACAACACATTGCCAACGTCATTACGGGCATGCAGGCCGAGGCGGGAAGACTGGGGTTCTAATCCATAAAAAAACCGGATGAATGATAGCCCAATCACGCATCCGGTTTATCAGGAGGAGGTTAATTTCGTCGCTTTACTACAAACGTTATGCCTTTTTAGGCGTAGGTTCGTGTGCAAAAAAGTAGTAGGCCAATGCACCCACCACAGGCAAGAACCAGAGAACCACAAACCACAGAATTTTGGACCCCATACCCCGGTTGCTCTCAAAGATTTTGACCATAAAATAGATGTTTATCACCAAAACCAAGATGGCAAGTG
This DNA window, taken from Bacteroidetes Order II. bacterium, encodes the following:
- a CDS encoding aspartate/glutamate racemase family protein is translated as MNEQKIIGILGGLGPAAGADLFNKIIEETVATCDQDHPSVALLSYSDRIPDRATYIRDQTMPNPVQPMWEVLMHLQEVGASVAAIPCITAHVPVIFGVLRNRLSEEGHALQLLSIIEETIRFIQTQFPEIQYVGAISTWATKRNKLFEQALAGAGLTFIPPDDAIQDGVEAAIYDPHFGIKAVSNPVHPQARENLVVSLRHLRQKGAEAVILGCTELPIGIPERELEGVKTIDPTRALGRALVAAVAPDKLRSFS
- a CDS encoding HDIG domain-containing protein, whose protein sequence is MPTYEDALTLFHTWTTGESLRKHAYAVEAAVGYYARLFGEDENLWRITALLHDMDYERHKSQEEHPFVGVKVLEELGYPNEVREAILGHATYSGVPRTSHLAQTLFACDELAGFITAIAYMRPDKLNGMEVKSVKKKLKDKAFAAAVSREDIRLGALELGIELEQHIANVITGMQAEAGRLGF
- a CDS encoding PLDc N-terminal domain-containing protein, with the translated sequence MKNRSFTWQYWATPLLATFTMLTLTGCAIGGNLGDVWYNAKSFSPLAILVLVINIYFMVKIFESNRGMGSKILWFVVLWFLPVVGALAYYFFAHEPTPKKA